The following nucleotide sequence is from Thermodesulfobacteriota bacterium.
AATAGGAGAGTAAACCGGTTTTAACCATCTGTTCCATATTTCGGTAGACAGTCGCCGCGGAAAGCATTGGATGCTCCTCTTTTGCTTTTTGATATACCTCGTCAACTGTTAAGTGTTGGTCCGCCCTGGAAAGTATGCGAAAAATCACCATGCGCTGGGGGGTGAGCTTGAGCCCTCTCTCCCGTGATAGATTAATTAATTTTTGAAGCCGGTCCTGGTCGTTCATGCTAGATAAAAATT
It contains:
- a CDS encoding Fur family transcriptional regulator; its protein translation is MNDQDRLQKLINLSRERGLKLTPQRMVIFRILSRADQHLTVDEVYQKAKEEHPMLSAATVYRNMEQMVKTGLLSYLGRSGNAMRYDTNLDEHHHFVCDGCGKVDDVYLKKVNYELDVERSPLAEVRIDAAELYLHGVCKDCLKGS